TGCATAGATTCTTAAAAACACAACGGTCAGTTCCACGGAGAAAGGGAACGGTCCAAGGCAACGTCACAGCCAGACGGAAAAGAATCTAGAGCAGAGGTCACGACGCCCCTCTCCTTTAAGACCCCCTTTCCTATGAATTTAGTTCCAACATAAACACATCTACTACAACCAATGAGACACCTGCAAAACTGTGTGTGGAAGATAGTGGTTGAAACTAGACTCCATGAGAAGGAAGATCTCCAAGAGCAGGAACAGGAATGGTGGACACAGATCTAGATCTAGCTCAACCACAGCCCAATTCCCTCAATTCTAGATCTAATGTAGAACCTCAGGTTGAGCTCTAGAACCTCTAGATTTGTACAGTCTGGCAATGGAACAGGATCTCCAGCCTACTTTATTCAGTAGCTGTCGTTCTTCTGGCCATGGCACGGCCAATATTGAGCCAACAGGGTAAGGCAGGTTTGCAAGCTACGTGTCAGCCGTAAGGGAATGCGCCCTCAAACGCTGGGCCAGCGGTCAAGCGGTGTAAGATACGTTACTAACTCAAGAGGTTGGTGCAAAACAAAGTGTTTATCTGTCTCATGAATGAAAGCACTGGGATCTCAACAAAACAGAAGGTAAAGAATAGCACAGTAAACCAACAATGGGTCATGATGGTTACATACAGCTGAGAAGACCTATCTACATTTCTAACCACATTtttacccccccacccccacccccgcccCCGCCCATGAAGTTATCTAGCAGGTTTACTACTGAAGTTGGCATGAAATCTAGAACAAGCACATCAGAATGAGCATCCCAGGGTTCCAGTActgcaaataaattatttttacaaatgcagttctgtaaagcacagattagccttttttctcctttttcttgccTTGAACAAAAGGCAAATGGTGTGCAATGGCTGACCAAAGCAGTCTATAGAGAAAATAACCAGTATACTGATGGCAAatacatacagaaaaaaaaacaactatttTCTCATTTATGATACATTATACTTTCATAGTAAATATCAAGTTCTTGCATATACcttatttaaaacatgtttcACACGGTTGTTTTGACATCTTGTTAAAAAAATACTCACTTTGTAGTCTTCAATCTCCCCCATTTCACTCCCCCATCAAACAACCAGGAAAGAaaacgggaaaaaaaaaaaaaaaaaaaaaaaaaaaaaaaaaaaaaaaaaaaaaaaaaccacacacacacaaacaacccaCTCACTTCTATTGACacttaaaatcttttttttttaatctatatatatataattttgggGGTGCTTCAcatatttacaggaaaaaaaaaaattaaaacactaTTGTTTCTTCCTCCCAATTGTAATAAGGACACAGAATGGCTTCCGACACAAGGCAGGTTAATTTGTCATGTTCAGGCGCTGCAGAAGCAGTTTCACTTCTTCAGGAGCATCCTCGCAAAGTCCTCGTTGGACAAGGATTTGGTTCCAGTGTCCAGCTCCTGGCCGTCGGTCATGCCATGCTGCTGTTTGGTAGCCGTTCCATTCTCTGCTTTGGCCTCTGGGGCGTTCTGCCGGTGCAGGGAGCGAGGGAGTAAGGAGACTTGTGTCCGTCCTTTCCCTCGACTGAAAACAGACCATAAACGCTGTATTAGCAAAAACAACCtctaaaacaaatgaataataccTAAACAGTGGGTGCTACAGGAATAGTACTCAATTTTTAAAAGTCAAAATtgtgcataattaagtggttaaaatACATCGAGTGGTCTGACGCAAAACTCTCCATCCTAGAGAAAACAGTCATCCACCTCTAAAGCTTCCTCATGTAAAGTTGTTGCACAAAATACTATTTTACTAatcaacatataaaaactcaagaaATGTGTAGTTTCACcagttgttttggatagtaaataaaatacattttaaatgttcctATCAGGACCACTGTGACGAGATCTGAGTAAGTTTCTTTACAGCATACTAACCAGAATGACTGACATTTAAGTCAATTAACTGACTTATCAATTTAATTCCCTATTTAAAAGTGATCATTTGAAGccaattttattacatttagttttttttccctaatgAAAGACATGTCATTTTAGGGGAGGGAAGTAAGTTAAGTATTAAATATTAGTATTTagtattacatttatttgaccAAAACAAAGTTATCACGTTTGACCAAACAGTAGTCTACACTAGGTACAATGACTTCAGTGCTATAAAACATGTTCTCTCAGAgcctgtcatttttttttttaaattattattattattattattattattattattattattattattactacaattAAAAATCACCAACTCTGTTTGGTTGTTTCAAATAACCACATTGCACATCGTAGCATTTTCTTAAAGAGAATAAATAGGATTTTCAACaaaatttcatttgatttttaacAGAATGTTTGAGTCGTACGAAGTGGAAGCAGAGCAGCATAAATTTGCCCGGAGTGACTTTTAGGAAAGTTGGAGCGGGGGTGTTTCCTCACGCTGAAATCACTCAAATACTGCCCCACGCTCTGAGCCAGTCCTAGCTAAACAGTTTTTCATTAAATGAGTGCTGTCTTTTTTGGCACGAATGAGTCATATGGACCGGATGTAGAGCAGGTTTTCTCTGACGTGTAAGCTGGAAATAGAGAACCCAGAGTGGAGCCATTACAGAACGTTTTGAACGAGAAGCGGAACGTCTGTCAGCTGACATACTCTGGCAGTGACGCATGCATCCATAACTGGTTACTGAAGTGAACCAGTCTGTACTGCACAAGAGGGGGCACTCAAGAGTGATGAAGCTTGGAACCCAACCCGACCCACTAGCTCTACAGGAAATGTCTTTAAGAATGACCATTACTATACAGACTGAAGAAAAAGTACTTGATGAGCGTAAGAGCAGAAGAGCAGGGACTTAAGCCCCCTTTGGTGTCTATCAGTGGATACTGACACTCTGTTGGTGGTGCTGTACTCACGCGCCCTGTAGCTGCCGAGGCATCATGGCTCCCAGCACACGGCTAGCCGCTGGTCCGACTTCTGTTTTCCTAGCCGGTGGGTTGCTAATGGCGACAGAGAGAGTATAATTCTCCATCTTCATCCTATCCATCTTCAGTACGGCCTGAGACGCCTGCTCCTCGTTCTCAAACTCCACATACGCCAGGCCCTTCAGAACAGAATGACAACACTCAGTCAGTTTACAGATAAAAAGCTTTACAATACACTTTACAATAAGACCTTAATCACTGTCTTGTGAATGGcttaaaatgattttgttaaTGATTACTGATTAGGTCTTTAACACGTTAGAACACGttaaaaagcagtttaaaacacaaaaaagcacaaaagtgACCTGTTATATCTGAGGAATATGAATGTGTTCATgatgtgaatgattctgaatgAAGAACACAAAGTGAGATAAGGAACCAGCAAGATCTTTAGCATTATAGATATACCTGGGTTCACTATTTGACAAGTAACTTTTGCCCTTTTTATTTCTGGCCTATGATTTTAAGATATTGATGGGCTATTTAACATCAAAACAGCTTTAGTTGTAGCAGTCACCAATTAGGTCACTCTGTAACTATTCATGCATTGGGTACATTTTTACAATCGTGCTAACTAGCTAATGTTGCCAGTCAAATAAGCCATCCTCCATGCAAAAAACCTCCACTCATTCTGACTGGGCAAGTGAGACAAACATTTGAAAGCAGCTTAAGAACTACAAACGTTGGGGGACAGCTtgctttaacatttacagagtaTCAATGACCTTAGATCTGCCAGAGCGATTGGTGACCAGGCGGACAGCTTTGACTGTTCCGTGCTCCTTGCACAGCTCCTCCAGCTTCTCTGTAGTGCAGGTGAATGGCAGTCCCGAGATGAAGATTTTATGCTTCTCCATTGACGTATTGTATTTGAAAACCTGACAGAAGCAGAATTGCGGAAATCAGAAAATGAACAATTCCATTTTTAATTCCTTCTTATATTTGCCAAAGCAGGCAGCTGCTTAGGGGCCCCCATAAGCCAAGGCTACCATGAAAATACAAGTTAGATACACTGTGTGGTAATGTTAAATAATCTATTCCAAAACAAGTATACATTTTTGTATATGAATGGCTGTTATTTGTAATTATTGCTAGTATTTTaagtttaatattttaacattcaCAACATGAAATAGAACATTCACAACATGAGCTATTTAAACTGCTGCCCTGTTCAGACTCTGTCACtttgaaaatacaaataaaaacagacaacagaAGTGTTTGAGGTGGATTTTTACTGCTGACATTACTGATAATGTAAAATAGCCTTCAGCCCTAGTTTAGTATTGCATTGGAGAAAAGAAATTGTGAAACTGCTTGACTTCTTTCTTCTGATTTCAACATTAAGCTTTAAGCTAAAAGTGCACCTGCAGTGTACCTTAAACTCAGGGTTTTTGCTTTTATCCACACAGGGAGACACGAACATCGGTCTTCCATCCACTTCCTGCCTGTCTAGCTTCAGCGCTTTCTGGGTGGCCAGCTCGTCCTCAAACTGCACATAGCAGTAGCCTCTGAATGCACCTTTAGTGGTAAACACTGGCCTCACTTCCAAGATGTTTCCACAGGTTCCAAACACAGCCCTCAATTTGCCCTCGGGTTCTTCCAGATTAAAGGCTAAATTACTAATAAACACGGTGTTGGAATCTCTGCGCTGGTCTGGTGTGGTGTCTAATGTCTTGCGAACCATGGATGAGGACTCGGGCATGGCCTGCTGGTTCCTCCGGGTGGCCGGCGGCTCTGTTTTACGTGGAGGAGCGCGCCGCCCAAAGAGGCTGCTCTCAGTCTCCATTTGCTCCTCTAAAGCCGCTGGGATGACATCTCCCTCACCCCGGTGCCTCTTGTGCGCTAGTTCTGATGGAGGGACAAAGAAAAATTGGTGATGAGTTGCTGGCACCGTTTTAATGCATTGGTCATCACTGTGTGGTGCAGGAGAGTAAAATGAACAGCATCTTTATAACAAATTTAATCCGGTCATTACCACTGAAATGACTAATAAAGCATTACATTTCAATATTTGTGGGCCAAAAATTGTGTGTTAATCATTTGTGTGCCAAAACTTCAATCAAATAACTGCCAACTtacaaaagaaataaagcaCTCCGAATATAAGTAAAGCATAAAATTGTGATGTGCTTGCTTGGCttgctacaaaaaaaaaaaaaaaaaaacaagtatgaAACAGTTTGTGTAATTCACTGCAATCTGTAAAGTCTTATTCTGCAGCACCTCCTTATTCTCTGCCCCTACCTGTTTCCTCTCCCCACTCatcttcaccatcatcctcTGCCTTCCTCTTGTCTCCTGTTCGGTTCGTTTTCTGGCTCTTTTTCTGGGCCTTCTTTTCAGCCTTGGCCTTCCGGCGctgctcagctctctcttcctcaTGCCGCACCAGCTGGGCCTCTTTCTCCGCCGCCTGtgcacaaacacagctttagATCACGCATGAAATGCACTCATGCATCTCAATCTCAAAACCATGAGCACAAAATTTCTCTCACATTTTTGACCCTGGATTTTAGACCCTAGAATTTCTAAAAAGTGACCAATCTTAGttccatttatttataaaaaaggactattaacattaaaaacacatatgctttaataatgatttaaaaatacataaaacaatcACAACCATTTAGGTGCTTTTAAATGAAGATGAAAGATTAGATTTTTCATGAgtgaatttttaaatgaaaaattttaTTCAAAGAATGCTGTCCTAGGTGTCACTatcaaaacacagttttaagtCCATAGGAGAAATCTttttttagccacacccctgcattttagaacaggaagtgagactgcagaACTCATTTAGAAGAAATGTGACATTTCCAGCAGGACAAAAATCTCTCTCCTAAAAACAGATACGGAGTAAACAGCTATATAGTAAATTGCAAGCAGgaaaatttatataaaaaaacaataatgcttTATCCATCCTCACTAGAGCCTACTGGGCTGGAGAACACCGTGATACCACCAACTTATCACTGAAAGATAATACGCTGTATCTTAggctctctccttcactcttaaTTGTGAATGGTAGATCAGTAACATGGATGTGGCAACGCACCGGCTTCAGTATAGAGATGAGAGATCTAGTCCCATCTCCGGTCGGGGTTGGACGGCTCATATAGTCTGCCCCGGTCAACTCCTCTTATTTCAATTAGCTTAATACAGCATCTCGATACATTCCGTCTAGACTAGTTCTGACTGCAGTACAAAAAGTGCTAGTGAGTAAGAAAAATGTGACTTTTCCAGCTTGCCTCTCTCCTCAAAAACAGATATGGAGGCCGGAAAGGCACTGAAAGTAAAAAGAATTACCAACATTTTACAAATTGCTCCCTTTTTTTGGCTCAGTAGTGCCTATTCTCTCCTAATGGCTAAAGCTGGCGCTGCTTTTAAAAGCTCTGTGGCTAAAAGGCTACAAAAATAATAGAATCTCGCCTTCACTCTCTGCTCATTCACTCGATTCAGCCTGGATTCAGTCTTCTGCACAGCAGCGTCCCAGTCCTCCAGAGAGCCTGCCGAGGGTCAGAACAGTTAATCAGACGAAtaacgacaaaaaaaaaaatgaacaaactaaAGACAGTTGAAAAGAAAAAGCCtgacaaagtgaaaaatgatgaataattcaattaaaaagaaagaaaaaaggacaataagaaagagaaaaaagaatggaagatgaatgcagaaatacagacaggtatacagacaaaaagacagacagaaagacggAAGGACAGATGAAAGGCAAATACAGAAATACAAAAAGATACATAGAGACAGatgaaaaaagataaaaatacgaaaagacagaaggaaagaaatatAAACCAAAAGACAAATACAGAAGGAtagaaatagacagacagaaagatataCAGACACCAAGAAAGTCAGAAAGAAaagctgaaagaaaagaaaaagaaagcagaacattcttaactttatCATTATGCGACACTTCACACATTGTCCAGTTATCTAAACGCACTGTGTAAATATCAATGGGGTAATTGGGCTTATTTAAAAAGGACAATGTGTTTATAATTCAGACCAGGTCTAAACTCTGTCCATGATTGGAAAATCAGTTGTGTAGTGACGTGAAGCAGAACTTACCCTCCACCCTCTCAAAGGTGATAAGAACTTCACACACATGCTCTGGGTAATCAGAAGTACACTGAACTGCCCGGTGCAGAGCTTTCCTACAATGTACAGCATCTCCATATGATCTGAGTAAACAAACACGTGTGCAGAGTTTACATCCACATCCTGAGCTTTTCAAAGACTTTCATCACCAAGCCCATATAAACTAATTAACACACAACAGCTGGTCATCTCAAACACAAAACAGCCCATTCTGAACATTGCTGTATAACAATTATATGATTAACAGGGAAGCACCAAAATTGAGAGAAAAAGGCCATACTCTAAAGATGtatattttaatacttttaattGTAATACATATTGCAGCCCAGATACTGTAACACATACTGCAGCATACAAATAATACATACTGTAACATAAAATTAGCAAAATCTGATGTAAAATGCATGACTGTATTTGACTATTTGTATTTTACAACTGGGTGAGCAGTGACAGAAAAACTGGATCATGAGATCTACTGAATGCAGTCTTTTTGGTTTTGACGATTTTCTAATAAGCCCAGATACAAGCATTATGGCAAGTTCTTAAAGCACTAAAGCTAAACATGTTAAAGTTTGTGGACTTTGATGATGTAAACGATCACTGTAAATTATAACACCAACCTCTCCAGGTTGTAGTATTCCAACCACATGTTGGCGTATTTGGCATTCCCTTTTGTCATGATGTTATCCCACAGTTCTCGTGCTTTCTGCATATTCTTACAGTGTAATGCCTgttaaaaggaaataaataaatacaataaactgaAAGACCTCCAACAGACTACCATAAATGgtcaaattaatttttttcccccaacttATGGAGGCTTTTTAACCTAGGAAACAGCTCCTAAACTGCACAGTTTATCCCTGCAAGATTTGAGTCTGACAGTCATCTCCTAAGAATCATTTTAAAGGATCAGTTCAACCAAAAGGATCAAGAACTATTAGCGAGTCTATAGTACAATAATTGCTATGTCAGTATTTGCAGTAAAAGCGTATATTCAGAGCCAAATTTTGAATGCAATTTAGTAACCACCAATGACTTGTACTCAGCAATTATTAATGTCATCTGAGTAAAtcagcatttacatttaaactgtatatttaaaCAATGTATGCAGTTTAGTAAAGTATAATGTGCTGCTGATTGTTAAACAACAGCATTTACAGTTAAATCATACTCAGAGCAATCCAATGCATGAAATACAGTAACCACCATTGAAGAGATGCTAATAATGGGTAACTGACAGAAATTTGTCAACCTAGATATTTACAAACAATGAATGAAGTTTCATAAAGCACAATTGCGTGTTATGTAAAAGATATTCTAGTAAGTGTTAACCACACCTTCATTTACACTTAAACTACTCCTTAAATGGATGTCTCAGTATTGCCTCAACTATTGCCTGAGAAGGCATTGAAGAGACATTAAGGAACAGGTTAAACAGTCAACAGGTTTAAGttatcaaatgtttttaaaaatgagccTAGCCTTAGCACTTAAGGGTCTGTAACAGTAGATGAAAGTGACTTATTATAGACTTACCTCTATTCTGGCCCAGATTTGCATTATTGTACAAGACAAATCACCACTCTCACTAAACCCTGCAACAACATGACCAAAATAAAGACATTACACAATCATGACAACCACTGATCAGCTGTGCTTTCTGTTTACTGATAATGTGATTACAGTGATTATTAAGAGTGATTAACAGGAAAAATAACATGATATCTCTCAACATCTAGTCACAATGCATTCTACATGAACTTTTACGGTTTGTCAGAAAACTGAGATTCCTGTCATTTATTAGTGGTATTAGTAGTGTGTGTAACAAAACAAGACTGATTTTGATACACATGGTGAATGaaatatatggaaaaaaaaataatctgtgGCCTTTTATTGTAacgtaaatgaaagaaaatgaatcaAAGTGTCGTAAAGCATCACTCACTTTCCTCCACATCCTGTTTCAGGTAGTCAAGACAGCGTGTGAAAGCTGCCCGCAGCTCCTCTAACTCTCTGCTCCCCTCTGCAACCAATTACCAGAaaataatcaataaatgaataaacagtaacaaaaacatatttaagagtTAAACAAAGAGGACAGGCCTTGAAAGACACTGTATTACCTTGTTAGTTTATCTCTCTGGAACTTCTACGTATGATTCATAATGTCTTGATATgtgaatcatttaaaacaaagtttttatttttagtattcaacaaaaaaataatttgtccacctctaaaattcttttgagtcttgatttCAATGCCATGTACCAGTGattggggaaaaataatattaaccaacaATATCACGTGTTGCTTCACCATCCCACCACCAATCACTGAGTGAAAATGCTCAGTTAGCTCAGAGACTCTCCCTGATACTCAATCACTTGgaaatacatcacagtatgGAAAGAAAATTTGTTTGTGTcagaaacataaacaaataaacaacaaacatcGGTTTCACATGGATTTTAAATCTATATGGGTAGTAAAACAGCCCTTAGAAATTCTTGCCTTTGCTGAAATCGACACGTCTTCTCAGGTAGTCCAGGTATGACTGCCAAATCTCTACATAATCAGTGGCCTGTATGAAGCCAGCATTCAGGGCCTTCTCAAACACATCTgtaacaggagaaaaaaaaaagaaagttatcCTTTGCAATTATATGTAttaattactgttcatttcttACTCATAGTTCACTTAAACTGGCTGACAGaccttgttgaaagtgcagAATCTACATATTCAGTAAGTAGGAAATAAGGAAAAATTCttacacattttcagtgcttgATGATAAAACTAGCGTGCAAACCTAATGATACAGAATTTTGTATTCAGCTGAAGCCAGAAAGTTTACATATACCTAGACCAGTGGTTCCAAAGAAGGCCTTGAGCACTAGGTTGGGGACCACTAATCTAGGTTTATGCAACCTAAACCAAGTCTGAGAAAGGAGGCCCACAAACCTGACAGTTCTGTCTGGGGAAATGGGCAAAACTCCGGCAAAGTATTGTGAGAAGCTTGTGGAAGGCTAGCGCAAGTGTTTAACTCAAGCTAAGCGATTAAAAAGGCAATGTCATCAAGTACTTGCAAAGC
This sequence is a window from Pygocentrus nattereri isolate fPygNat1 chromosome 20, fPygNat1.pri, whole genome shotgun sequence. Protein-coding genes within it:
- the sart3 gene encoding squamous cell carcinoma antigen recognized by T-cells 3, with product MAATGNEGETLLPDIEEEEEAEEMEREMESEDEEGMGVENSDEDDEGDTSEDERENEAEIQRLEEQLSINAFDYNCHVDLIKLLRQEGKLHRLRKARQKMSELFPLTEEIWLDWLKDEIGLIEGEEAEREKLYELFEKAVKDYICPDIWLEYAQYSIGGMGAPGGIDRVRAIFERALTAVGLHMTKGAALWEAYREFEIAILSTLQPPPGGVASPEQQEQLNAQLERIHTLFRRQLAIPLMDMEGTFAEYSDWTDEGVSEVVTQHYKRSLQQLEKRRLHEEALLMAEPPKLAEYQGYIDYEMKEGDPARVQIIFERALAENCLVPDLWAKYTTYLDRQLKIKELVLSCHERAVRNCPWTMGLWKSYILALERHGAEHHIVSDVFEKALNAGFIQATDYVEIWQSYLDYLRRRVDFSKEGSRELEELRAAFTRCLDYLKQDVEERFSESGDLSCTIMQIWARIEALHCKNMQKARELWDNIMTKGNAKYANMWLEYYNLERSYGDAVHCRKALHRAVQCTSDYPEHVCEVLITFERVEGSLEDWDAAVQKTESRLNRVNEQRVKAAEKEAQLVRHEEERAEQRRKAKAEKKAQKKSQKTNRTGDKRKAEDDGEDEWGEETELAHKRHRGEGDVIPAALEEQMETESSLFGRRAPPRKTEPPATRRNQQAMPESSSMVRKTLDTTPDQRRDSNTVFISNLAFNLEEPEGKLRAVFGTCGNILEVRPVFTTKGAFRGYCYVQFEDELATQKALKLDRQEVDGRPMFVSPCVDKSKNPEFKVFKYNTSMEKHKIFISGLPFTCTTEKLEELCKEHGTVKAVRLVTNRSGRSKGLAYVEFENEEQASQAVLKMDRMKMENYTLSVAISNPPARKTEVGPAASRVLGAMMPRQLQGARGKGRTQVSLLPRSLHRQNAPEAKAENGTATKQQHGMTDGQELDTGTKSLSNEDFARMLLKK